The following proteins come from a genomic window of Triticum aestivum cultivar Chinese Spring chromosome 6A, IWGSC CS RefSeq v2.1, whole genome shotgun sequence:
- the LOC123130332 gene encoding uncharacterized protein has translation MHPTKPAGVTPRSAPPGAGEWRPSGVVRLLQAPAVVALAAVLAVASPAQARPAGAPPPTPPTQQKAADTAPEDTMCDVPRTLSGEDGKEAERIKHPRSREAARCTSKCVSTCVLGGAGAPGVGGPFNVRRPLVVFKEGFRSRQYCLVECSDVCNLIKDGEDGQ, from the exons ATGCACCCGACGAAACCAGCTGGCGTGACGCCGAGGTCGGCACCGCCGGGCGCCGGAGAGTGGCGGCCGTCTGGCGTCGTCAGGCTGCTGCAGGCGCCGGCGGTGGTGGCGCTGGCCGCGGTGCTCGCCGTGGCGTCGCCGGCGCAAGCTCGGCCAGCTGGTGCACCCCCTCCGACCCCTCCGACCCAGCAGAAGGCGGCGGACACGGCGCCGGAGGACACGATGTGCGACGTGCCGCGGACGCTGTCCGGGGAGGACGGCAAGGAGGCCGAGCGGATCAAGCACCCGAGGTCGCGCGAGGCGGCGCGGTGCACCTCCAAGTGCGTCAGCACCTGCGTCCTCGGCGGCGCCGGCGCGCCCGGCGTCGGCGGGCCCTTCAACGTCCGGAG ACCCCTCGTGGTGTTCAAGGAAGGTTTCCGCAGTCGACAGTACTG CCTGGTGGAGTGCTCCGACGTCTGCAACCTAATCAAGGACGGAGAAGACGGGCAATGA